From the Ostrinia nubilalis chromosome 8, ilOstNubi1.1, whole genome shotgun sequence genome, one window contains:
- the LOC135073948 gene encoding 60S ribosomal export protein NMD3 yields the protein MEYISPDEIPNANGTRILCCQCAVPIEANPSNMCVACLRAHVDITDGIPKQATLFFCRGCERYLQPPAEWLVCALESRELLALCLKRLKGLNRVKLVDAGFAWTEPHSKRIKVKLTVQGEVMGGAVLQQTFIVEYTIQHQMCDACHRSEAQDYWRALVQVRQRANNRKTFYYLEQLILKHKAHENTLGIKPKHDGLDFFYATESHARKMVDFVQSVLPIKCTHSKKLISHDIHSNIYNYKFTFSIEIVPLSKDSLVCLPKKLTHQLGSISPICLVNRVTSTIHLIDANSGQVCDLSSTLYWRHPFTPICNPKQLVEYVVMDIDILKEHEKKSFPGQGAVSNKHVVADVWVVRASELGLDVSPVHTRTHLGHILKPGDTVLGYNLENSNVNDSNFDKLDRSVVPDVFLVKKHYGERSARRRARNWKLKHMAEELHEGLSSSNEDYNDFLDDLEEDPTIRQNINIFKDQNRIAVDTDEIDPTLPRITLAEMLDDLNIEDVEMSEV from the exons TTTATGCTGCCAGTGCGCAGTGCCCATAGAAGCCAATCCATCCAACATGTGCGTGGCTTGTTTGCGAGCTCACGTTGACATCACAGATGGCATTCCCAAACAAGCAACACTATTTTTCTGCAGGGGCTGCGAGAG ATATTTGCAGCCACCTGCTGAATGGTTGGTGTGTGCTCTGGAGTCCAGGGAGCTCCTGGCTCTATGCTTGAAGAGGCTGAAAGGATTGAACCGAGTTAAACTCGTTGATGCTGGTTTTGCCTGGACTGAGCCACATTCCAAGAGGATTAAA GTTAAACTCACTGTGCAAGGAGAAGTTATGGGTGGAGCAGTTCTCCAACAGACATTCATAGTAGAATACACCATCCAGCATCAGATGTGTGATGCCTGTCACCGCTCCGAGGCCCAGGACTATTGGAGAGCTCTAGTGCAAGTGAGGCAGCGTGCAAATAACAGGAAGACATTCTACTACCTTGAACAACTGATATTGAAACACAAGGCGCATGAAAACACTCTGGGAATCAAGCCTAAGCATG atgGGCTGGACTTCTTCTACGCAACTGAGAGCCATGCACGCAAAATGGTAGACTTTGTGCAATCAGTGCTACCAATAAAATGCACACATTCAAAGAAACTTATATCCCATGACATTCACAGCAACATTTACAACTACAAGTTCACCTTCAGTATTGAAATTGTTCCGTTGTCTAAAGACAGTCTGGTGTGTCTACCCAAGAAACTGACGCATCAACTTGGATCTATTTCTCCAATTTGTTTGGTGAACAGAGTTACAAGCACGATACATTTGATTGATGCTAACTCTGGACAAG TGTGTGACCTGTCCTCAACGTTGTATTGGCGACACCCTTTCACACCAATATGCAACCCAAAACAGTTGGTGGAATATGTGGTGATGGACATTGATATCCTAAAAGAGCAT GAAAAAAAATCATTCCCCGGGCAAGGCGCGGTGTCCAACAAGCACGTAGTCGCAGACGTTTGGGTGGTGCGAGCGAGCGAGCTAGGGCTAGACGTCAGCCCCGTTCACACCAGGACCCATCTTGGACACATACTGAAACCTGGAGACACAGTTTTGGG CTACAACCTCGAGAATTCCAACGTCAACGATAGCAATTTCGACAAGCTAGATCGTTCGGTGGTTCCGGATGTCTTCCTAGTGAAGAAACACTACGGAGAGAGGTCTGCGAGACGTCGCGCTCGCAACTGGAAGCTGAAACACATGGCTGAAGAATTGCACGAAGGACTTAGTTCTTCTAATGA GGATTACAACGATTTCCTCGACGATTTGGAAGAGGACCCGACCATCAGACAGAACATCAACATCTTCAAAGATCAAAACCGGATAGCGGTGGACACGGATGAAATCGACCCAACTCTCCCGCGCATCACGCTCGCAGAAATGTTGGACGATCTCAATATCGAGGATGTTGAAATGAGTGAAGTTTAA